In Desulfurobacterium atlanticum, a genomic segment contains:
- the eno gene encoding phosphopyruvate hydratase — MSRIVDVKAREILDSRGNPTVEVEVLLESGATGIAAVPSGASTGEKEALELRDKDPKRYLGKGVLKAVKNVNEEIAPALIGLESTDQTNIDRLMIELDGTENKSRFGANAILGVSMAVCRASAVELDLPLFRYIGGVNAKELPVPMMNILNGGAHADNNVDIQEFMIMPVGGESFSEALRMGVEIYHTLKKVLKGMGHSTNVGDEGGFAPNLSSNEEAIQVIMKAIEDAGYTPGEDVMLALDAASSEFYKGNGVYELEGEGKTFDREGLIDFYKELVEKYPIISIEDGMAEDDYEGWKLLTASLGNRVQLVGDDVFVTNTELLSLGIKDGFANSILIKLNQIGTVTETLDAIEMAKRANYTTVISHRSGETEDSFIADLAVAVNAGQIKTGAPARSERNAKYNQLLRIEDILNGNAVFKGMDVFYNL, encoded by the coding sequence ATGTCAAGGATAGTTGATGTAAAGGCGAGAGAGATTCTTGATTCAAGGGGAAATCCTACTGTTGAGGTTGAGGTTTTACTTGAGTCTGGTGCAACTGGAATAGCTGCTGTTCCAAGTGGTGCTTCTACCGGTGAGAAGGAAGCGCTTGAGCTTAGGGATAAGGATCCGAAAAGATATCTTGGAAAAGGTGTTTTAAAGGCTGTTAAAAATGTTAATGAAGAGATAGCACCTGCTCTTATAGGTCTTGAGTCAACAGATCAGACAAACATAGACAGATTGATGATAGAGCTTGACGGAACTGAAAATAAGAGCCGTTTCGGGGCAAATGCCATTCTTGGTGTTTCTATGGCTGTGTGTAGGGCTTCTGCTGTGGAGCTTGATTTACCGCTATTTAGATACATAGGCGGTGTTAATGCTAAAGAGCTTCCTGTTCCGATGATGAATATTTTAAACGGTGGTGCCCATGCAGATAACAACGTGGATATTCAGGAATTTATGATAATGCCGGTTGGAGGAGAAAGTTTCTCTGAAGCTTTGAGAATGGGTGTTGAAATATACCACACCCTTAAAAAGGTTTTAAAAGGTATGGGACATTCTACGAATGTTGGTGATGAAGGTGGTTTTGCTCCAAATCTTTCTTCAAATGAGGAAGCCATACAGGTGATAATGAAAGCTATTGAAGATGCCGGATATACTCCAGGTGAAGATGTTATGCTTGCCCTTGATGCTGCTTCTTCTGAATTTTATAAAGGTAATGGTGTTTATGAGCTTGAAGGTGAGGGAAAAACTTTTGACAGGGAAGGTTTAATAGACTTTTACAAGGAACTTGTTGAAAAGTATCCTATTATAAGCATTGAGGATGGTATGGCTGAGGATGATTATGAAGGCTGGAAACTTTTAACTGCATCTCTTGGTAATCGTGTTCAGCTTGTAGGAGATGATGTTTTTGTTACAAATACAGAGCTTCTCTCTCTTGGTATAAAGGACGGATTTGCCAACTCTATTCTTATAAAGCTCAACCAGATTGGAACCGTTACTGAAACGCTTGATGCCATTGAGATGGCTAAAAGAGCCAATTACACAACCGTTATTTCTCATCGTTCAGGTGAGACAGAAGATTCTTTTATTGCTGATCTTGCTGTTGCTGTGAATGCCGGTCAGATAAAAACTGGAGCGCCTGCAAGAAGTGAAAGAAATGCAAAGTATAATCAGCTTTTAAGAATAGAAGATATTTTAAATGGCAATGCAGTGTTTAAAGGAATGGATGTTTTTTACAATCTTTAA
- a CDS encoding EamA family transporter, translating into MDKWLFFSILALLFWGLWGFFPKVASNYISPESILVYQTLGCLSVVILLFFLPEFEMEFNFKGILFSFLGGVAGTLGSLFFLYAVKTGKLSVVITITALYPMITIFLAVLLLKENLSLKQVVGIIFALVSIVLIAGGE; encoded by the coding sequence ATGGATAAGTGGTTGTTTTTCTCCATTCTTGCTCTTTTATTCTGGGGATTGTGGGGTTTTTTCCCGAAGGTTGCGTCAAACTATATTTCGCCTGAAAGTATACTTGTTTATCAAACATTAGGTTGTTTATCAGTTGTTATTCTCTTATTTTTTCTGCCAGAATTTGAGATGGAATTTAATTTTAAAGGGATTCTTTTTTCATTTTTGGGAGGTGTGGCTGGTACTTTAGGTTCTCTATTCTTCCTTTATGCTGTTAAAACTGGAAAACTTTCGGTTGTTATTACAATAACAGCACTTTATCCGATGATTACTATTTTTCTTGCCGTTTTACTTCTTAAAGAAAATCTTTCATTAAAGCAAGTAGTAGGTATTATCTTTGCTTTAGTTTCAATTGTATTAATTGCTGGCGGGGAGTAA
- the ribF gene encoding riboflavin biosynthesis protein RibF → MQEKSCTIGKFESFHKGHQKLIQEVKKFKNPEILSILFPESGDNPSLFTLEERKTIATRFKIKLSLVPFNKIKNLSAQEFFQFLKKNGYTTIVVGSDWRFGKGREGDVEKAKKLGEIYKIKVVEVKPLKHNGRKISTSWIKELLNRGDIEKANFLLGFPFFTTGNKVKGKGLGKKLGFPTINIKPAKKLLLPYGVYKVYAKANGKKLLGAANFGVRPTVDGKEELLEVHILNRNFKDLKYEKPEIEFLKFIRKEKKFNSIEELQKQIKLDVKTILLNENGGSFE, encoded by the coding sequence TTGCAAGAGAAATCCTGCACAATAGGAAAATTTGAAAGTTTCCACAAAGGACATCAAAAACTGATACAGGAAGTAAAAAAGTTTAAAAATCCCGAAATCCTATCCATTCTATTTCCTGAAAGCGGTGATAACCCCTCTCTTTTTACCCTTGAAGAAAGAAAAACCATCGCAACAAGATTTAAAATCAAACTTAGCCTTGTTCCTTTTAATAAGATAAAAAATCTATCTGCTCAAGAATTTTTCCAGTTTTTAAAAAAGAACGGATATACCACCATTGTGGTCGGTAGCGACTGGAGATTTGGAAAGGGAAGAGAAGGAGACGTAGAGAAGGCAAAAAAACTTGGAGAGATATATAAAATCAAAGTAGTAGAGGTTAAACCACTAAAACACAACGGAAGAAAAATCAGCACTTCATGGATAAAAGAGCTTTTAAACAGAGGAGATATAGAAAAAGCCAATTTTCTTTTAGGTTTTCCTTTTTTTACCACAGGGAACAAAGTAAAAGGAAAGGGACTTGGAAAAAAGTTGGGATTCCCAACAATAAACATAAAACCTGCTAAAAAACTACTTCTCCCTTACGGTGTTTACAAAGTTTATGCTAAAGCTAACGGTAAAAAGCTCCTCGGAGCAGCAAACTTTGGAGTAAGGCCCACAGTTGATGGAAAAGAGGAACTTCTTGAAGTCCACATATTAAACAGAAATTTCAAGGATTTGAAATATGAAAAACCGGAAATTGAGTTTCTAAAGTTTATCAGAAAAGAGAAAAAGTTTAACTCTATTGAAGAGCTTCAAAAACAGATTAAATTAGATGTGAAAACAATTTTACTGAATGAAAACGGAGGAAGTTTTGAGTGA
- a CDS encoding ExbD/TolR family protein, with product MNLRSSRRKPIVQIILSPILDLTLMLVIFLAVSTEFMSGGEIKIRVPKGGAPINYRESRNVNKILIDKWGKIFFKGKTYTDISRVLPLLDRNARVYVRADRETPYMYVFQVIDGLRKGGITAISLVGERTGK from the coding sequence TTGAATTTAAGAAGTTCCCGCAGGAAGCCTATTGTTCAGATTATACTTTCTCCGATTCTTGACCTTACCTTAATGCTTGTGATTTTTCTCGCTGTAAGCACTGAGTTTATGTCAGGTGGTGAAATTAAGATAAGGGTGCCTAAAGGTGGTGCTCCTATAAATTATAGAGAGAGCAGAAATGTTAACAAAATTCTTATAGATAAATGGGGAAAAATATTTTTTAAAGGGAAGACCTATACCGATATTTCCAGAGTATTACCTCTTCTTGATAGAAATGCCCGTGTTTATGTTAGAGCTGACAGAGAAACACCTTATATGTATGTCTTTCAGGTAATAGATGGTTTGCGAAAAGGCGGGATAACAGCTATTTCTCTTGTAGGAGAAAGGACAGGAAAATGA
- a CDS encoding polyphenol oxidase family protein has translation MGYDIYISQKPIDGREIVSIDGMEVVKPVQIHSSIVVFAGRRYQEGKKGDAIVTDSKNLWVGVLTADCYSIFIIAERMVAAVHAGWRGTLKGITFKTIKYIQTFSEVEKVVVGPGICRNCYEVGYDVFKLFPRTVQSKIFTRKSDEKFLLDLKEANMIQIRSAGVKVVEDLNFCTVCNNDRFYSYRKEVTDKRILSAIRLI, from the coding sequence GTGGGCTATGATATTTATATTTCTCAAAAACCGATAGATGGCAGAGAGATTGTTTCTATAGATGGAATGGAAGTTGTTAAGCCTGTTCAGATTCATAGTTCCATAGTTGTATTTGCCGGTAGAAGGTATCAAGAAGGAAAAAAAGGGGATGCAATAGTTACAGACTCAAAAAACTTGTGGGTGGGAGTTTTGACGGCAGATTGTTATTCTATTTTCATTATTGCAGAAAGGATGGTGGCTGCTGTTCATGCTGGGTGGCGTGGAACACTTAAGGGTATAACGTTTAAAACCATCAAATATATTCAGACATTTTCCGAAGTAGAGAAAGTGGTTGTAGGACCTGGTATATGCAGGAATTGTTATGAGGTTGGTTATGATGTTTTTAAACTTTTCCCCCGAACCGTGCAAAGTAAAATTTTTACCAGAAAATCGGATGAAAAATTTCTCCTTGATTTAAAAGAGGCAAATATGATTCAGATTCGTTCTGCAGGAGTTAAGGTTGTTGAAGATTTAAATTTCTGCACAGTTTGCAATAATGACAGGTTTTACTCTTACAGGAAAGAGGTGACAGATAAACGTATTCTTTCGGCTATAAGGTTAATTTAA
- the deoC gene encoding deoxyribose-phosphate aldolase — protein sequence MKPEEILSKIDHSILKPTSTEYEVIKGCEAVKSYGFATLCIFPKHIKTAVSFLPSEKIATVIAFPLNSVTFSSILFEIEQSITEGAKELDIVLNISAVKERNWEKVEEELKEIRKITDGFIIKLILECCYLIDEEKKIAGKIAVENGWDYLKTSTGYGKYGATEEDVKLLKEIAKGKAKVKASGGIRTFKDALKFINLGADRIGTSSGEKIAREILHNRKI from the coding sequence ATGAAACCTGAAGAGATACTATCAAAGATTGACCACTCAATTTTAAAACCAACATCAACAGAATATGAGGTTATAAAAGGGTGTGAAGCTGTTAAATCTTACGGATTTGCAACTCTTTGCATATTTCCAAAACACATAAAAACTGCTGTCTCTTTCCTGCCTTCTGAAAAAATCGCAACTGTTATAGCTTTTCCATTAAACTCTGTAACGTTCAGCTCAATTCTTTTTGAAATAGAACAGAGCATAACGGAAGGAGCAAAAGAACTGGACATAGTTCTTAACATCTCCGCAGTTAAAGAAAGAAACTGGGAGAAAGTTGAGGAAGAGCTAAAAGAGATAAGAAAGATTACAGACGGATTTATAATTAAACTTATTTTAGAATGCTGCTATTTAATAGACGAAGAGAAAAAAATTGCAGGGAAAATTGCCGTTGAAAACGGATGGGACTACCTTAAAACATCCACCGGTTATGGAAAATACGGAGCTACCGAAGAAGATGTAAAACTTTTAAAGGAGATAGCTAAAGGAAAAGCAAAAGTGAAAGCATCAGGTGGTATTAGAACATTTAAAGACGCTTTAAAATTTATAAATCTTGGAGCAGATAGAATAGGCACAAGTTCAGGAGAGAAGATTGCAAGAGAAATCCTGCACAATAGGAAAATTTGA
- the era gene encoding GTPase Era — protein MSESSFKSGYVAILGRPNVGKSTLLNSLLGTKVAIVTDRPQTTRHRIVGVKHLKNGQIVFLDTPGIHKEKFELNRYMNEVAFSVIPDADVILFLIDARAGLTPADRKILEKIGKEKRKETKVFVVINKIDGVPKEELLPLIEEIHKEFPFVDEIIPISAAKGSNLDRLLDLIVENLPEGPKYYEDNMITDMPIEQYVAEIIREKVMLLTSQEIPHAVTVNVVSIEPGDRNPDMLVIDADIIVERPSQKAIIIGKNGQKLKKIGTLARQELEQILGKKVYLRLWVKVKEDWRNRVDYLRRLGYGF, from the coding sequence TTGAGTGAAAGCAGTTTTAAATCCGGATACGTAGCCATACTTGGAAGGCCAAACGTTGGTAAATCTACCCTTCTAAATAGTCTGCTTGGAACCAAAGTTGCAATAGTAACAGACAGACCCCAGACAACAAGGCACAGAATCGTCGGAGTAAAGCATCTTAAAAACGGACAGATAGTTTTTCTTGACACTCCAGGGATTCATAAAGAAAAATTTGAACTTAACAGATACATGAATGAAGTTGCATTCAGCGTTATTCCAGATGCAGATGTTATTCTTTTTCTGATTGACGCAAGAGCAGGACTTACTCCTGCGGATAGGAAAATCCTTGAAAAAATAGGTAAAGAGAAAAGAAAAGAAACAAAAGTTTTCGTGGTAATAAATAAAATAGATGGTGTACCTAAAGAGGAACTACTTCCTTTAATAGAGGAAATTCATAAAGAATTTCCTTTCGTAGATGAGATTATTCCTATATCAGCAGCAAAAGGTTCAAATCTTGATAGATTGCTTGACCTTATTGTTGAAAACCTACCAGAAGGTCCAAAATATTACGAAGATAACATGATAACCGATATGCCGATTGAACAGTATGTGGCAGAAATAATAAGAGAAAAAGTCATGCTTCTAACATCTCAAGAAATTCCCCATGCAGTTACGGTAAATGTTGTAAGCATTGAACCGGGAGACAGAAATCCTGATATGCTGGTTATAGACGCAGACATAATAGTTGAAAGGCCATCACAGAAGGCGATTATAATCGGGAAAAATGGACAAAAATTGAAAAAGATAGGAACGCTTGCAAGACAGGAACTTGAACAGATACTGGGAAAGAAAGTTTATTTAAGGTTATGGGTAAAAGTGAAAGAAGACTGGAGAAACAGAGTAGATTACCTAAGAAGGTTAGGTTATGGCTTCTAA
- a CDS encoding AAA family ATPase has product MLRLRNLSLKNFLSHTDTTINFSDTSYVIIGENASGKTSILRGIFFSLFGEDIVFGKKNLINLINRNSTSATLSIDFVMNNHIYTIERKLTPKGSQQVEIRKNGKLVAKGVKVSEEYLRESVGLNPETFRNTIYVPQGELVTFLEGTPKARREILNRLFGLEEIKEKNEVIKTFLNRIKAELKKYEYHIEQLEKLKEKKENLKNEIVHLKKTIKEEVEKIENLEKLLKEQQLLFQEFEKKKIKVKSLNREKALLISQIERLEKNLKTKEKELKSIEILKKELPEIKEKLSLLPALKKIDEKVQVLKTENQKLQNISIEIENYRKTERKIEKLSEEIKNREKLLKEKLSSYQKITGEEENSTKKLEEKIKILEEKKEKYSNLKQKLLLHTKRAEILKEKLKKLSCSDITSLEKEKNETEELIQQLRDSGLSLKEKLKEHKERIEKLQNSNKPVCPICETPLSPERKEELLKESENFIKENKRKLVEIKEKIEKAKERLKMIDEKIKESLTISEKIKSLEEDLKSEEKSVEELRTEIEKIGFSENEYLDIKNRYEKLKTEKTTLETEISKEKEYLKQLKEEIEREKENLKKADIRLLLKRKEEIEKVISTIHSEIKRTKDTYSINISTATELKSEINNLEALEKTATKMETEIKREDKIKKEIKELNEELKNTLAKLRFTEKEIEKVGYNSKHHETVKNSLAEIESRTEKLKSEHNRKKGAVIQKEKQLKEIEEEIKHIEKTVEKIKALKSTHDIIKEIADGFNPATGFIVKLREQLLPEISKICKTLFEEFNFEFNEIGIEEDLTVKFGTANRGSITLDQLSGGQKVAFALALRFALARKFMSAFELLILDEPTIHLDEERKRELANILMELKGKIPQMIIVTHDPELEVAGDKIIKVEKTATGSKITFTEGEYA; this is encoded by the coding sequence ATGCTCAGATTAAGAAACCTTTCCCTAAAAAACTTCCTTTCTCACACAGATACAACGATAAACTTTTCAGACACATCCTACGTAATAATAGGTGAAAATGCGTCCGGGAAAACAAGTATTTTAAGGGGAATATTTTTCTCCCTATTTGGGGAAGACATTGTCTTTGGAAAGAAAAATCTTATTAACCTTATAAACAGAAACAGCACTTCTGCCACTCTCTCAATAGACTTTGTAATGAACAACCATATCTATACAATAGAGAGAAAATTAACACCTAAAGGCTCTCAGCAGGTGGAAATCAGAAAAAACGGTAAACTGGTAGCAAAAGGAGTAAAAGTATCTGAAGAGTACTTAAGAGAAAGTGTCGGATTAAATCCTGAAACTTTTAGAAATACCATCTACGTTCCGCAGGGAGAGCTTGTAACTTTCCTTGAAGGCACACCGAAAGCAAGAAGAGAAATTCTAAACCGATTATTTGGTCTGGAAGAGATAAAAGAAAAAAACGAGGTTATAAAGACTTTCCTGAACAGAATAAAAGCAGAACTTAAGAAATATGAGTATCACATCGAACAGCTGGAAAAGTTGAAGGAAAAGAAGGAAAACCTAAAAAATGAGATAGTCCATTTAAAGAAAACTATAAAAGAGGAAGTAGAAAAAATAGAAAACCTTGAAAAGCTTTTAAAAGAGCAACAGCTCCTGTTTCAGGAATTTGAAAAAAAGAAAATTAAAGTTAAATCTCTAAACAGAGAAAAAGCGTTGCTGATTTCTCAAATAGAAAGACTTGAAAAAAATTTAAAAACGAAAGAAAAGGAGCTAAAAAGCATTGAAATACTTAAAAAAGAGCTTCCAGAAATAAAAGAGAAACTAAGTTTACTTCCAGCACTTAAAAAGATAGATGAAAAAGTTCAGGTGTTAAAAACAGAAAATCAAAAGTTGCAGAATATTTCCATTGAGATAGAAAATTACAGAAAAACAGAGAGAAAAATAGAAAAACTATCAGAAGAGATAAAAAACAGGGAAAAACTTTTAAAAGAAAAACTCAGTAGCTATCAGAAAATAACAGGAGAGGAAGAGAACAGCACTAAAAAACTTGAAGAGAAAATTAAAATTTTAGAAGAGAAAAAAGAGAAATACAGCAATCTAAAGCAGAAATTGTTGCTTCACACTAAAAGAGCAGAAATCCTAAAAGAAAAACTGAAAAAACTCAGCTGCTCGGATATAACTTCTCTTGAAAAAGAGAAAAATGAAACGGAAGAACTAATTCAGCAATTAAGAGATTCAGGACTTTCTCTAAAGGAAAAACTGAAAGAGCATAAAGAAAGAATAGAAAAACTACAAAACTCAAATAAACCCGTCTGTCCAATATGTGAAACCCCCCTATCACCTGAACGAAAGGAAGAGTTACTCAAAGAATCTGAAAATTTCATAAAAGAAAACAAAAGGAAACTGGTTGAGATAAAGGAAAAGATTGAAAAAGCAAAAGAGAGACTTAAAATGATTGATGAAAAGATAAAGGAAAGCCTGACCATTTCTGAAAAGATAAAATCTCTTGAAGAAGATTTAAAGTCAGAAGAAAAAAGTGTTGAAGAACTTAGAACCGAAATAGAGAAAATCGGCTTTTCCGAAAATGAATATCTTGATATCAAAAATAGATATGAAAAACTGAAAACAGAAAAGACAACTCTTGAAACAGAAATATCAAAGGAAAAGGAGTATTTAAAACAACTTAAAGAGGAGATTGAACGAGAGAAAGAAAATTTAAAAAAAGCAGATATCAGGCTACTTTTAAAAAGGAAAGAGGAAATTGAGAAAGTAATTTCCACAATTCACAGTGAAATTAAAAGAACAAAAGACACCTACTCAATAAATATCTCAACTGCAACAGAGCTTAAAAGTGAGATAAACAACCTTGAAGCACTTGAAAAAACTGCTACAAAGATGGAAACAGAGATAAAAAGGGAAGATAAAATAAAAAAAGAAATAAAAGAACTTAACGAAGAACTTAAAAATACGCTTGCAAAGTTAAGATTTACTGAAAAAGAGATAGAAAAGGTAGGTTACAACAGCAAACACCACGAAACTGTAAAAAACAGCTTAGCAGAAATTGAATCAAGAACAGAAAAACTGAAAAGTGAACACAACCGCAAAAAAGGAGCAGTAATCCAGAAAGAGAAACAACTAAAAGAGATAGAAGAAGAGATAAAACATATAGAAAAAACTGTTGAAAAAATAAAAGCTCTAAAAAGCACTCATGACATCATTAAAGAAATCGCAGACGGTTTTAATCCTGCCACAGGCTTTATAGTAAAACTAAGAGAACAATTGCTCCCTGAAATTTCAAAAATATGTAAAACTCTATTTGAAGAGTTTAATTTTGAGTTTAATGAAATAGGTATAGAAGAAGATTTAACTGTTAAATTTGGAACAGCAAACAGAGGCAGTATAACCCTTGACCAGCTTTCAGGAGGCCAGAAAGTCGCCTTTGCCCTTGCTCTTCGCTTTGCCCTGGCACGAAAATTCATGTCAGCCTTTGAGTTGCTTATTCTTGATGAACCTACAATCCACCTTGATGAAGAAAGAAAAAGGGAACTTGCTAATATCTTAATGGAACTTAAAGGAAAAATACCTCAGATGATAATAGTAACTCACGACCCTGAACTTGAAGTAGCAGGTGATAAAATTATTAAAGTTGAAAAAACTGCAACAGGTTCAAAAATAACTTTTACAGAAGGTGAATATGCGTAA
- the dapC gene encoding succinyldiaminopimelate transaminase, whose product MNSVLRNMKPYPMDELVKAKELLKKDGKKIYDFGTGDPKEPTAPFIREAVKTAIPEVSQYPTVKGRKDLREAISSWFKRRFDVELDSEKEIIPSAGSKEAIFHFPLVFIDADSDKKRVIFGTPAYPVYERGTLFAQGIPTSYTLKYEEGFLLRLDKMPEEILKETKIVWLNYPHNPTGATAPLSYFEDMYQICREYDIIMCSDECYTEIYFEEKPPSALQVGKENVVVFHSLSKRSGMTGYRSGFVAGDSRIIQEYLRFRSSFGVGSPDFIQVGAREAWKDESHVEERRLIFRKKKEIFEKFFKEEGFEFLDVKASFYFWVKVPFGLTSKDYAFHLLKYGIVVSPGEFFGSGGEGFFRIALVPSVDECEEAVSVWREANREIARRRS is encoded by the coding sequence ATGAATTCTGTTTTAAGAAATATGAAACCGTATCCAATGGATGAACTTGTAAAAGCTAAAGAGCTTTTAAAGAAAGACGGGAAAAAAATTTACGATTTTGGAACAGGAGATCCTAAAGAGCCGACAGCACCTTTTATAAGGGAAGCTGTGAAAACCGCAATTCCTGAAGTGTCACAGTATCCTACTGTAAAGGGTAGAAAAGATTTAAGGGAAGCTATATCTTCCTGGTTTAAAAGGAGATTTGATGTTGAGCTTGACAGTGAAAAGGAGATAATTCCGTCAGCAGGTTCAAAGGAGGCGATATTTCACTTTCCTCTTGTTTTTATAGATGCTGATTCGGATAAGAAAAGGGTGATTTTTGGAACTCCTGCTTATCCTGTGTATGAAAGGGGAACTCTTTTCGCCCAGGGTATTCCTACTTCTTATACTTTAAAATATGAGGAAGGGTTTCTTCTTCGTCTTGATAAAATGCCTGAAGAGATTTTAAAAGAGACGAAAATTGTATGGCTTAACTATCCTCACAATCCCACAGGTGCAACGGCTCCACTTTCATACTTTGAAGATATGTACCAGATATGTAGAGAGTATGACATAATAATGTGCTCTGATGAATGTTACACTGAAATATATTTTGAAGAAAAACCGCCCTCTGCTTTGCAGGTGGGGAAGGAAAATGTGGTTGTTTTTCATTCTCTTTCAAAGAGAAGCGGAATGACAGGTTATAGAAGTGGTTTTGTCGCAGGGGATAGCAGGATTATTCAGGAGTATTTACGTTTTCGCTCCTCTTTCGGAGTTGGTTCTCCTGACTTTATTCAGGTAGGAGCAAGAGAAGCATGGAAAGATGAAAGTCATGTGGAGGAGAGACGTCTTATTTTCAGAAAGAAGAAAGAGATATTTGAAAAGTTTTTTAAAGAGGAAGGGTTTGAGTTTCTTGATGTGAAGGCTTCGTTTTACTTTTGGGTGAAGGTGCCTTTTGGTTTAACTTCAAAGGATTATGCGTTTCATCTGCTAAAATACGGTATAGTTGTGTCACCGGGAGAGTTTTTTGGTTCTGGTGGTGAAGGATTTTTTAGAATTGCTCTTGTTCCTTCTGTTGATGAGTGTGAAGAGGCTGTTAGTGTATGGAGAGAAGCGAACAGAGAAATTGCGAGGAGAAGAAGTTGA
- the tsaE gene encoding tRNA (adenosine(37)-N6)-threonylcarbamoyltransferase complex ATPase subunit type 1 TsaE, which yields MKIRFYSSSSEETEKIGVLIGQVLPPGSVVLLEGDIGCGKTCFTRGIVAGRGLDREEVSSPSFTIIQEYGDVIHIDLYRLEDEEDIFGVGLEDYLYENNRIKVIEWPQKIGEIFEDFPFPVIKVRCFYKGDGRVFELEGDENLVKSIKKNLLSGGVDVKDS from the coding sequence ATGAAAATAAGATTTTACTCCTCTTCATCAGAAGAAACTGAAAAGATAGGAGTGCTGATAGGACAGGTTTTGCCTCCAGGTAGCGTTGTTCTCCTTGAAGGAGATATTGGCTGCGGTAAGACATGTTTTACAAGAGGAATTGTGGCTGGAAGAGGTTTAGATAGGGAAGAAGTTTCAAGTCCTTCTTTTACGATAATTCAGGAGTATGGGGATGTTATTCATATAGACTTGTACAGATTAGAGGATGAAGAGGATATTTTTGGTGTAGGATTGGAAGATTATCTCTACGAGAATAATCGGATAAAGGTTATTGAGTGGCCTCAAAAGATTGGAGAGATTTTTGAAGATTTTCCTTTCCCTGTAATTAAAGTAAGATGCTTTTATAAGGGTGATGGAAGAGTTTTTGAATTGGAAGGAGATGAAAATTTGGTAAAAAGTATAAAGAAAAATCTTTTAAGTGGAGGCGTTGATGTCAAGGATAGTTGA
- a CDS encoding pseudouridine synthase yields MASKLRLDKLLSESGFGTRKEVKYLIKKGTVTVNGEQIKDPGFKVDPEKEKIEVNGEPVIHIKDIYLILHKPAGYITSTKDKEATVMELISDVPRFEKLFPVGRLDKDTEGLLFITNDGELAHRLTHPKWKVPKRYYVVIEGKLSENSKNLLEKGVKLGDFISKPAKVKVIKVHENTSEIEIEITEGKYHQIKRMLKKVGNPVIYLKRISFGTLKLGKLPKGEYRFLNDEEVKKLKKAVGLLPASN; encoded by the coding sequence ATGGCTTCTAAATTGCGACTTGATAAGCTTCTTTCAGAATCGGGATTTGGAACAAGAAAAGAAGTAAAATATCTAATAAAAAAAGGAACTGTTACAGTAAACGGGGAACAAATTAAAGATCCTGGATTTAAAGTTGATCCGGAAAAGGAAAAGATAGAAGTTAACGGTGAACCTGTAATCCATATAAAAGATATCTACCTTATACTGCACAAGCCGGCAGGATACATAACATCAACAAAAGATAAAGAAGCAACTGTAATGGAGCTTATAAGCGATGTTCCCCGCTTTGAAAAACTCTTTCCTGTAGGCAGGCTTGACAAAGATACAGAAGGATTATTGTTTATAACAAACGACGGAGAGCTTGCTCACAGGCTTACCCACCCAAAATGGAAAGTTCCCAAGCGATACTATGTTGTAATTGAAGGGAAATTATCCGAAAACAGCAAAAACTTACTTGAAAAAGGAGTAAAACTCGGAGACTTTATTAGTAAACCGGCAAAGGTAAAAGTTATAAAAGTACATGAAAACACTTCAGAGATTGAAATAGAAATAACCGAAGGGAAGTACCATCAGATAAAAAGAATGTTAAAAAAAGTCGGCAACCCAGTAATCTATCTTAAAAGAATATCCTTCGGAACACTTAAATTAGGCAAACTTCCAAAAGGAGAGTATAGATTTTTAAATGATGAAGAAGTCAAAAAGCTAAAAAAAGCAGTTGGATTACTCCCCGCCAGCAATTAA